A section of the Kluyveromyces lactis strain NRRL Y-1140 chromosome F complete sequence genome encodes:
- the IMG1 gene encoding mitochondrial 54S ribosomal protein bL19m (similar to uniprot|P25626 Saccharomyces cerevisiae YCR046C IMG1 Mitochondrial ribosomal protein of the small subunit required for respiration and for maintenance of the mitochondrial genome), with amino-acid sequence MLKRLLPTVIRQSVRSYQLPAKSGRKIIPVYPPVERISSPLVVKTLADHDLKQLDPTGVKTEMVSKKNPNRLRAGDVLRVVYDSKKCNYDSFTGYVLSVDRKPIVQDTSILLRDYIYKTCVEMRVPIFSPLVERIDLIRRADGKRRRSKHYYIRNTRLDVGDLEASMRKKK; translated from the coding sequence ATGTTAAAGAGACTACTACCTACCGTTATCAGACAATCTGTTAGAAGTTATCAACTTCCAGCTAAGAGtggaagaaagattatTCCAGTTTACCCACcagttgaaagaatatcCTCCCCATTAGTAGTGAAGACTCTAGCTGATCATGATCTAAAACAACTTGACCCAACTGGTGTAAAAACAGAGATggtttcaaagaaaaacccAAATCGTCTACGTGCAGGTGATGTTCTTCGTGTAGTTTACGATTCCAAGAAATGCAACTACGATAGTTTTACTGGATATGTGCTATCGGTAGACCGTAAGCCAATAGTACAAGACACATCCATTCTATTAAGAGATTATATTTATAAAACCTGTGTGGAAATGAGAGTGCCAATCTTCTCACCATTGGTAGAGAgaattgatttgattagaaGAGCGGATGGTAAGAGACGCAGAAGTAAACATTATTACATCAGAAACACCAGATTGGATGTCGGAGATTTGGAAGCAAGtatgagaaagaagaaatga
- the RCF2 gene encoding Rcf2p (similar to uniprot|P53721 Saccharomyces cerevisiae YNR018W Hypothetical ORF): MKILTREEIDAHRHYTLMGGVKGAAAGLLISAAMFRFLPHRYPKFNPKAMTWSVKTALFITPPTLLASIVAEESSNSFDKKMYGDSSSSDILAEHNRWKNLPMSEKLVEGLSNNKYKIIVGAWAASLYGSWKLVDRDLYMTKAQKAVQARMYAQGITVILLLASIGLSMYEEKLHPDQKKEARDRRWQAALEHAEKEEEMAATAGYRSNEDRVKAKIFKYD; the protein is encoded by the coding sequence ATGAAGATTTTaacaagagaagaaattgatgctCATCGTCACTACACCCTGATGGGTGGTGTTAAAGGTGCAGCTGCAGGTCTGTTAATTTCTGCAGCTATGTTCAGGTTTTTACCCCATCGTTATCCTAAATTCAATCCAAAGGCTATGACATGGTCTGTCAAGACTGCTTTATTCATCACGCCTCCAACTCTTTTGGCTTCTATTGTCGCTGAAGAATCTTCTAACAGTTTTGATAAGAAAATGTATGGTGACTCTTCGTCCAGTGATATTCTTGCTGAACATAACAGATGGAAGAACCTGCCTATGAGCGAAAAATTGGTCGAAGGTTTGTCCAACAATAAGTACAAGATCATTGTTGGTGCATGGGCTGCTTCCTTGTATGGATCCTGGAAATTGGTTGATAGGGACTTATACATGACCAAAGCCCAAAAGGCTGTGCAGGCAAGAATGTATGCTCAAGGTATAACTGTGATTTTGTTACTAGCCTCAATTGGTTTATCTATGTACGAGGAAAAGCTACATCCagatcaaaagaaggagGCTAGAGACCGTCGTTGGCAAGCGGCTTTGGAGCATGCtgagaaggaagaagagatgGCTGCAACCGCTGGTTACAGAAGTAACGAAGACAGAGTTAAGGCCAAGATTTTTAAATAtgattga